The following proteins come from a genomic window of Streptomyces sp. NBC_00539:
- a CDS encoding geranylgeranyl reductase family protein: protein MVVGAGPAGSAAALHLARAGVDVLLLEKGAFPREKVCGDGLTPRGVAQLVRMGVDIDAPGWMRNRGMRWVCEGHQADLDWPRLGSLPDFGLTRSRHDFDDLLAAHARTAGARLRTRVKVTAPLTDRAGNVTGVTATRGPDREPVRYRAPIVVAADGASARTALALGLERDTSRPVAAAARRYYRSPARTNDPYLELWADLRCPRTGLDLPGYGWVFPLGDGRVNVGLGALPQRRRRPVELRAALDNWLPRLPAEWGVREENAESPLRSAPLPMGLNRRPQYRRGLLLVGDSAGMISPWSGEGIAQAMEAAEVAAETIALALARPEGPRREHALGQYPAEIHRRWGRYYRLGNLAGDLLFARYGYRPLLHPRVMASPPLLRYLARLLTHVTDEPAHDSVDAVLHTLLRLVPSVRR from the coding sequence ATCGTGGTGGGTGCCGGACCGGCCGGTTCCGCCGCCGCCCTCCACTTGGCCCGCGCCGGCGTAGACGTACTCCTGCTGGAGAAGGGGGCTTTTCCTCGGGAGAAGGTGTGCGGCGACGGACTGACGCCGCGCGGAGTGGCCCAGCTGGTGAGGATGGGTGTCGACATCGACGCACCGGGCTGGATGCGCAACCGCGGAATGCGGTGGGTCTGCGAAGGACACCAGGCCGACCTGGACTGGCCGCGGCTCGGTAGCCTCCCCGACTTCGGGCTCACCCGTAGCCGACACGACTTCGACGACCTGCTCGCCGCGCACGCCCGTACCGCCGGAGCGCGCCTGCGCACCCGGGTGAAGGTCACGGCACCGCTGACCGACCGGGCGGGAAACGTCACGGGAGTGACCGCGACCCGCGGGCCGGACCGCGAGCCGGTCCGTTACCGGGCGCCGATCGTCGTGGCGGCCGACGGCGCGTCGGCGAGGACCGCTCTGGCCCTCGGGCTCGAACGTGACACGAGCCGGCCGGTCGCCGCAGCGGCCCGCCGCTACTACCGCAGCCCGGCCCGGACCAACGATCCGTATCTGGAGCTGTGGGCCGACCTGCGTTGTCCGCGCACCGGGCTGGACCTGCCCGGATACGGCTGGGTGTTCCCGCTCGGCGACGGGCGCGTCAACGTCGGCCTCGGCGCATTGCCGCAGCGACGGCGCCGTCCGGTGGAACTGAGGGCGGCCCTGGACAACTGGCTACCGCGCCTGCCCGCCGAGTGGGGGGTGCGGGAGGAGAACGCGGAATCGCCCCTGCGCAGCGCCCCCCTGCCGATGGGGTTGAACCGGCGCCCCCAATACCGTCGGGGACTGCTCCTGGTCGGAGACAGCGCGGGCATGATCAGCCCGTGGAGTGGCGAGGGGATCGCCCAGGCGATGGAGGCCGCGGAGGTTGCCGCCGAAACCATCGCCTTGGCGCTGGCCAGACCGGAGGGGCCGCGTCGTGAACACGCGCTGGGGCAATACCCCGCCGAGATCCACCGCCGCTGGGGGCGGTACTACCGGCTGGGCAACCTCGCCGGTGATCTCCTCTTCGCCCGGTACGGCTACCGGCCGCTCCTGCACCCCCGCGTCATGGCCTCGCCCCCGCTGTTGCGCTACCTGGCCCGCCTCCTCACCCACGTCACCGACGAACCGGCCCACGACAGCGTCGACGCCGTCCTCCACACCCTGTTGCGCCTCGTACCGTCCGTACGACGGTGA